A region from the Vicia villosa cultivar HV-30 ecotype Madison, WI linkage group LG3, Vvil1.0, whole genome shotgun sequence genome encodes:
- the LOC131658458 gene encoding uncharacterized protein LOC131658458, translating into MSQQSNGESPVSDSAAPEESSNPNRVLKIVPLRTISSDEVKATKPKMTHAKRPKEGIQNKCTKSSASATMEELTKEGSKYVDSAITRIVNRILKENHQVSGISIPLQTIMADPLNNTSKAEVVHTVDSDLEINKDEQGVTKNTNITKNVNDIDNNEHPKANTETDTNVVDLDEYSEDELLTSLNLSVANRLMTRRKGKAVVQGSPKASTQVNNPAKDTIRKKSTSVGPVKSKAVTKTNVPNIPSRKKPTTSKLAANIPEVPIDNVSFHYASSVSRWKYVLQKRLAVERELAPNALENKEVLELIQEAGMLKTVYNLPKCYEKMVKEFVINLSEDCGNSRSADYRKVFVRDKCVSFSPSVINKFLGRTNEAQTELEVTDNQVCQVITTKQLHKIGAANWVPTNHKSTISTVLGRFLYVVGTKAKFDYGAYIFD; encoded by the exons CCTAAAATGACTCATGCAAAACGACCCAAGGAGGGTATTCAGAACAAGTGTACCAAATCCTCAGCATCTGCTACCATGgaggaacttactaaagaaggatCCAAGTATGTCGATAGCGCAATTACCAGGATTGTTAATCGTATTCTGAAGGAGAATCATCAAGTGTCTGGAATATCTATTCCTCTTCAAACCATAATGGCTGATCCCCTCAATAACACCAGTAAGGCTGAGGTTGTTCACACCGTGGATAGTGACCTAGAAATCAACAAGGATGAACAAGGGGTTACTAAGAATACCAATATCACCAAGAATGTCAATGACATTGACAATAATGAGCACCCTAAGGCCAATACTGAAACTGATACTAATGTGGTAGACTTAGATGAGTACTCTGAAGACGAATTACTTACTTCCTTGAATCTGAGTGTAGCCAACAGGCTAATGACAAGAAGAAAAGGCAAAGCTGTTGTTCAAGGATCACCAAAAGCAAGCACTCAAGTGAACAACCCTGCCAAAGACACTATCAGGAAGAAGAGTACTTCTGTAGGTCCTGTCAAGAGCAAAGCTGTTACCAAGA CAAATGTCCCTAACATTCCATCAAGGAAGAAGCCTACAACCAGTAAGCTTGCTGCTAACATCCCTGAAGTTCCCATTGATAATGTGTCTTTCCACTATGCCTCTAGTGTCAGCAGATGGAAATATGTTCTCCAAAAGAGATTGGCTGTTGAAAGGGAATTGGCTCCAAATGCTCTTGAAAACAAGGAGGTCTTAGAGCTGATTCAAGAAGCTGGAATGCTAAAAACTGTGTACAATCTTCCCAAATGTTATGAGAAGATGGTCAAAGAATTTGTGATAAACCTATCTGAAGATTGTGGCAATAGCAGAAGTGCAGACTACAGAAAGGTGTTTGTAAGAGATAAGTGTGTATCATTCTCTCCTTCTGTGATTAATAAATTCTTGGGAAGAACAAATGAAGCTCAAACCGAGCTGGAAGTAACAGACAACCAAGTCTGTCAAGTGATCACAACCAAGCAG CTTCACAAAATAGGAGCAGCTAATTGGGTTCCAACAAATCACAAGTCCACTATCTCAACCGTGCTTGGTAGATTTCTGTATGTTGTAGGAACAAAGGCAAAGTTTGATTATGGAGCATACATTTTTGACTAA